One genomic region from Polyangium spumosum encodes:
- a CDS encoding putative bifunctional diguanylate cyclase/phosphodiesterase gives MTDDADTKHVLVEEPEEIEAELDEDEEERRDTREWKTRSWLPKAPLFGLDASLSELGVAILEADAEGRLVRMNATAERLTGESFEERRGAPLDEVFRVRPVSPPTPFPSEGPTSGQLPAGLLGHTALLERKDGQIVAIRHATGIAGGNEGAPERAGKLVVFRDANVEQLLSLQIARQARYDALTGLLNRHAFAERIEQALGSSRERGVRHALVYFDLDRFRLVNTTCGHDAGDDLLQWVATRLHEIMGPQDAAGRIGGDEFVILLHGRDTLDAEQIVRKLQRTLHEFRFGWQKKTFPVEASMGLVPFGGEFHRAAEVLAAADQACRLAKDSGRGRLQIYMNDDQDMARSRRAMQWVASIQRHLADGRLRLFAQEINALPPTKRRGLHFEVLVRVVGDEGQLESPVGIIQAAEDSRMMDEIDRYVVQRTLATLGALPKEHLKHLHTCAINLSALSLLREGLLDFLVEQLGKYKVPATKICFEITETAAFANLQEVLWMMQELGAMGCRFAIDDFGSGHASYGYLESLPVDYVKIDGMFVRSMLDSPLHRAIVESVQRIGGMLGIETVAESVETQPMADMLSNMGIHYAQGWLYGKPKPIADVLATLATPDGK, from the coding sequence GTGACGGACGACGCAGATACGAAACACGTGCTGGTCGAGGAGCCCGAGGAGATCGAGGCCGAGCTCGACGAGGACGAAGAGGAGCGCCGAGACACGCGCGAGTGGAAGACCCGCTCGTGGCTGCCAAAGGCGCCGCTCTTCGGGCTCGACGCGAGTTTGTCCGAGCTCGGCGTGGCGATCCTGGAGGCTGACGCCGAGGGCCGCCTCGTCCGCATGAACGCGACCGCGGAGCGGCTGACGGGCGAGAGCTTCGAGGAGAGGCGCGGCGCGCCGCTCGACGAGGTCTTCCGCGTGCGGCCCGTCTCGCCGCCGACGCCGTTCCCCTCCGAGGGCCCGACGAGCGGCCAGCTCCCCGCGGGGCTGCTCGGACACACGGCGCTGCTCGAGCGGAAAGACGGGCAAATCGTGGCGATCCGCCACGCCACGGGCATCGCCGGAGGCAACGAGGGCGCGCCGGAGCGCGCGGGCAAACTCGTGGTCTTCCGCGACGCGAACGTCGAGCAGCTCCTCTCGCTGCAGATCGCGCGGCAAGCGCGGTACGACGCGCTGACGGGCCTGCTCAACCGGCACGCCTTCGCCGAGCGCATCGAGCAGGCGCTCGGGTCGAGCCGCGAGCGCGGCGTCCGGCATGCGCTGGTCTACTTCGACCTCGACCGGTTCCGGCTCGTGAACACGACGTGTGGCCACGACGCGGGCGACGATCTCCTCCAGTGGGTGGCGACGCGCCTGCACGAGATCATGGGGCCGCAGGACGCGGCGGGCCGGATCGGCGGCGACGAGTTCGTGATCCTGCTCCACGGCCGCGACACGCTCGACGCCGAGCAGATCGTGCGGAAGCTGCAGCGGACGCTGCACGAGTTCCGGTTCGGCTGGCAGAAGAAGACGTTCCCGGTCGAGGCGAGCATGGGCCTCGTGCCGTTCGGCGGCGAGTTCCACCGCGCGGCCGAGGTGCTGGCGGCGGCGGATCAGGCCTGCCGGCTGGCGAAGGACAGCGGCCGCGGGCGCTTGCAGATCTACATGAACGACGACCAGGACATGGCGCGGAGCCGGCGCGCCATGCAGTGGGTCGCGAGCATCCAGCGCCACCTCGCGGACGGCCGGCTGCGGCTCTTCGCGCAGGAGATCAATGCCTTGCCGCCGACGAAGCGGCGGGGCCTGCATTTCGAGGTCCTCGTGCGCGTCGTGGGCGACGAGGGCCAGCTCGAGTCGCCGGTGGGGATCATCCAGGCGGCCGAGGACAGCCGGATGATGGACGAGATCGACCGGTACGTGGTGCAGAGGACGCTGGCGACGCTCGGCGCGCTGCCGAAGGAGCACCTGAAGCACCTGCACACGTGCGCGATCAACCTCTCGGCGCTCTCGCTCCTGCGCGAGGGGCTGCTCGATTTCCTCGTCGAGCAGCTCGGCAAGTACAAGGTCCCGGCGACGAAGATCTGCTTCGAGATCACGGAGACGGCGGCGTTCGCGAACCTGCAGGAGGTGCTCTGGATGATGCAGGAGCTCGGGGCGATGGGCTGCCGCTTCGCGATCGACGATTTCGGCAGCGGGCACGCCTCCTACGGCTACCTCGAGAGCCTGCCGGTCGATTACGTGAAGATCGACGGCATGTTCGTGCGGAGCATGCTGGACAGCCCCTTGCACCGCGCGATCGTGGAGAGCGTGCAGCGCATCGGCGGGATGCTGGGGATCGAGACGGTGGCCGAGTCGGTGGAGACGCAGCCGATGGCGGACATGCTCTCGAACATGGGCATTCATTATGCCCAGGGCTGGCTCTACGGAAAACCGAAGCCCATCGCGGACGTGCTGGCGACGCTGGCGACGCCCGACGGGAAGTGA
- a CDS encoding DNA-3-methyladenine glycosylase family protein: protein MTSPDPHAEALRFLSAADPRLAELIQTVGPCRLGSAAQTSGPFHTPGYFEAIVESIVSQQLSVKASDTIFGRVLALGGGKLLPPAELLRVEEQALRACGLSGSKVKFIRDLCDKLLDGSLVLDELPALDDEVVIERLRRVKGIGRWTAEMFLIFRLGRPDVLPVADLGIQKGMKRLHGLRKDPTPERMVKLARPWRPYRSIACWYLWRLHETKK, encoded by the coding sequence ATGACCTCTCCCGACCCTCACGCCGAGGCCCTCCGCTTCCTCTCCGCCGCCGATCCCCGCCTCGCCGAGCTCATCCAGACCGTCGGCCCTTGCCGCCTCGGCTCCGCCGCCCAGACGAGCGGGCCCTTTCACACGCCCGGGTACTTCGAGGCCATCGTCGAGTCGATCGTCAGCCAGCAGCTCTCCGTGAAGGCCTCCGATACCATCTTCGGCCGCGTCCTCGCCCTCGGCGGGGGAAAACTCCTCCCGCCGGCCGAGCTGCTCCGCGTCGAGGAGCAAGCCCTCCGCGCCTGCGGTTTGTCCGGGTCCAAGGTGAAGTTCATCCGGGACCTCTGCGACAAGCTCCTCGATGGCTCGCTCGTCCTCGACGAGCTGCCCGCGCTCGACGACGAGGTCGTGATCGAGCGCCTCCGCCGCGTCAAAGGGATCGGGCGCTGGACCGCGGAGATGTTCTTGATCTTCCGCCTCGGCCGCCCCGACGTCCTCCCGGTCGCGGATCTCGGCATCCAGAAGGGGATGAAGAGGCTCCACGGCCTCCGGAAAGATCCGACGCCCGAGCGTATGGTCAAGCTCGCGCGGCCCTGGAGGCCTTATCGCTCGATCGCTTGCTGGTACCTCTGGAGGCTGCACGAAACCAAGAAATGA